Proteins co-encoded in one Brassica oleracea var. oleracea cultivar TO1000 chromosome C4, BOL, whole genome shotgun sequence genomic window:
- the LOC106338059 gene encoding uncharacterized protein LOC106338059 has translation MVSEAAQQPPIERAYGVTNIKNNIPILLDIDDGNYDAWRELFLTHCQSFDVSGHLDGSLVPANDDDQPWKKRDGLVKLWLYGTLSKDLFKSTFKTGGTSREIWIRLENFFRNNKEARAIQLDHKLRNQEIGDLTIHAYCQELKSIADLLANHDAPVTERTLVTYLLNGLNGKYDNIINVIMHRQPFPTFEEARSMLILEEDRLGKGKKGTANTDGSPSLPKVLDVTTSTTEQRSSSQGDQQQRHFSNRGRGRNRGRGRHNNNHQRLQFQQWNTPYWNNGFPMWPQQQFNPWMQLPQQSFAQQGLLGPRPQQQNHQGPQHNGGSQKFEPTTDFASAFNTMTLIDPTDSQWFMDSGATAHLSNTAGSSNTGDTTPQ, from the exons ATGGTATCAGAGG CGGCTCAACAACCTCCAATTGAACGCGCTTACGGCGTCACCAACATCAAAAACAACATCCCCATTCTCTTGGATATTGATGATGGTAACTATGACGCATGGAGAGAGCTGTTCTTAACTCATTGCCAAAGCTTTGATGTCTCTGGACATCTTGATGGATCGCTCGTACCGGCCAACGACGACGATCAACCTTGGAAGAAACGTGATGGCTTAGTCAAACTTTGGCTTTACGGAACTCTCTCCAAAGATCTCTTCAAAAGCACATTCAAAACGGGCGGTACTTCTCGAGAAATTTGGATCAGACTTGAGAACTTCTTCCGCAACAACAAAGAAGCTCGTGCGATCCAACTTGATCACAAGCTTCGCAATCAAGAGATTGGGGATCTCACGATCCACGCCTACTGTCAAGAACTGAAGTCTATAGCCGATCTCCTGGCTAATCATGATGCGCCCGTAACAGAGAGAACTCTAGTTACATATTTGTTGAATGGTCTTAACGGAAAGTATGATAACATTATCAACGTCATCATGCACAGACAACCCTTTCCAACCTTCGAGGAGGCACGTTCGATGTTAATTCTAGAGGAGGATCGTTTGGGCAAAGGCAAGAAAGGCACGGCTAACACCGACGGCTCACCATCTTTGCCTAAGGTACTTGATGTCACTACCTCCACAACAGAACAGAGGAGCTCATCCCAAGGAGATCAACAACAACGCCACTTCTCTAACAGAGGACGTGGTCGCAACCGAGGCAGAGGGAGACACAACAACAATCATCAGCGGCTGCAGTTCCAACAATGGAACACTCCTTACTGGAACAACGGCTTCCCTATGTGGCCTCAACAGCAGTTCAATCCTTGGATGCAACTCCCGCAGCAATCCTTCGCTCAACAAGGTCTCCTCGGACCACGCCCACAACAACAAAACCATCAGGGTCCTCAACACAATGGCGGCAGCCAGAAGTTCGAACCAACAACGGACTTCGCTTCAGCCTTTAACACCATGACTTTGATCGACCCAACCGACAGCCAGTGGTTCATGGACTCAGGAGCCACAGCTCATCTCAGTAACACGGCAG GATCTTCGAACACAGGAGACACTACTCCGCAGTGA
- the LOC106342974 gene encoding uncharacterized protein At2g33490-like isoform X3 yields MLGKLQFELQKLVDKYRSHIFQTITIPSESLLNELRIVEEMMRLCDEKRNVYEGMLARQKEKGRSKAGKGEFFSTQQIQEAHDEYDNETTLFVFRLKSLKQGQTRSLLTQAARHHAAQLCFFKKALNSLEEVEPHVQMVTESQHIDYHFSGLDDDDGDDEIENNDDDGSEVHTDGELSFEYRENDKDNHADSSPVLSSECMQLGQSDITFPLVAGPNTVQKHEEGNYRKSYSFRRDVRIESQSAPLFFENRTTLPSSDKLLRMRSSLTRKFSTYALPTPAETTRSPSSITSLRNNNMASSNPAKAITKQIWHSSPLDVRGPAKLSSRPMATLKEQVLRESNKNISSRLPPPLSDGLMYSRIGTLKRRSFSGPITSRPLPNKPLSSAPRLYSGPIPRNPVSKLPKVSSSSPTASPTFVSTPKISELHELPRPPPPSSYAKSSRAFGYSAPLVSKSQLLSKPLISSSPSPLPTPPTAIVRSFSIPTSNRRAAELDMSKTTPSPPLTPMSLTHPPPSALPELADHLTMSKQERT; encoded by the exons ATGCTGGGAAAGTTGCAGTTTGAACTGCAAAAACTTGTTGATAAATAT CGGTCTCATATATTCCAAACAATCACAATCCCCTCAGAGTCACTTCTTAATGAACTCCGCATAGTTGAG GAAATGATGCGGCTTTGTGATGAGAAAAG GAATGTTTATGAAGGGATGCTTGCAAGACAGAAGGAGAAAGGGAGGTCGAAGGCTGGGAAAGGAGAATTTTTTTCGACTCAGCAGATACAAGAAGCTCATGATGAATATGATAACGAGACAACTTTATTTGTTTTCCGCTTAAAATCCTTAAAACAAGGGCAAACACGTAGTCTTTTGACTCAGGCAGCACGGCACCATGCAGCACAG TTATGCTTCTTCAAGAAGGCTCTTAATTCCCTTGAAGAAGTTGAGCCACATGTGCAGATGGTAACTGAGTCGCAGCATATTGATTACCATTTCAGTGGATTAGACGATGATGATGGGGATGATGAAATCGAAAACAATGACGACGATGGTTCTGAGGTGCATACTGATGGAGAGTTGAGTTTTGAATATAGAGAGAATGACAAGGACAACCATGCGGATTCTTCACCCGTTCTCTCCTCAGAG TGCATGCAGTTGGGTCAGTCAGACATCACGTTTCCACTAGTTGCAGGACCAAACACTGTGCAG AAACATGAGGAAGGAAATTACAGGAAGTCTTATTCTTTTAGGAGAGATGTTAGGATAGAGAGCCAATCAGCACCTCTCTTTTTTGAGAACCGGACAACTCTTCCTTCTTCAGATAAACTATTACGGATGCGATCATCTCTGACACGGAAGTTCAGCACTTATGCATTGCCGACACCTGCGGAAACAACAAGAAGTCCCTCATCGATTACAAGTCTTCGCAACAACAACATGGCTTCATCTAACCCTGCAAAGGCAATTACAAAACAGATATGGCATTCATCCCCATTGGATGTTCGTGGACCTGCAAAGCTCTCTTCTAGACCAATGGCAACCTTGAAAGAACAAGTCCTGAGAGAGAGTAACAAGAATATATCTTCTCGGTTGCCTCCGCCTTTATCAGATGGACTAATGTACTCTCGTATCGGGACACTCAAGAGACGATCCTTCTCTGGTCCAATTACAAGTAGACCCTTGCCTAACAAGCCTCTGTCTTCAGCACCTCGTTTGTACTCGGGTCCTATCCCAAGGAATCCAGTTTCCAAGTTACCAAAAGTGTCATCATCATCTCCAACTGCTTCTCCTACTTTTGTCTCAACCCCGAAAATAAGCGAGCTCCATGAGCTTCCTAGACCACCACCACCAAGCAGCTATGCTAAGTCCTCTAGGGCATTTGGATACTCAGCACCTCTGGTTTCAAAAAGCCAATTGCTTAGTAAACCTCTAATTTCAAGTTCACCATCTCCTCTCCCAACACCACCAACTGCAATCGTTCGTAGCTTCTCTATACCTACTAGCAACCGTAGAGCAGCAGAGTTAGATATGTCTAAGACGACTCCCTCGCCTCCTTTAACCCCAATGTCATTGACCCATCCACCTCCTTCTGCTCTCCCTGAGCTTGCAGACCACCTAACGATGTCCAAACAAGAG AGGACTTAA
- the LOC106340246 gene encoding NAC domain-containing protein 41-like: MEKPCSIKNRELRLPPGFRFHPTDEELVVHYLSRKVSGLLLPAYVIPEIDICKAEPWDLPGDCNSERYFFSMREAKYPNGNRSNRSTGSGYWKATGIDRQIGKKVLGMKKTLVFYKGKPPNGTRTSWVLHEYRLVDSQHESYGENMNWVLCRVFLKKRSNNNKKKKKEDEREKKEEIESDDNKSTCPIFYDFMRNDVKKGKCCTLNLTRCSSPSSASSSVCSSALIQTCLNSDSDNHHQETSCRGNKFHLFL; encoded by the exons ATGGAAAAACCATGCTCCATTAAGAACAGAGAGCTGAGATTACCACCAGGGTTCCGATTTCACCCAACAGATGAAGAGCTAGTGGTTCACTATTTAAGTCGAAAAGTTTCCGGTTTACTCTTACCAGCTTATGTTATACCGGAAATCGATATCTGTAAAGCCGAACCATGGGATTTACCAG GTGACTGTAATTCAGAGAGGTATTTTTTTAGCATGAGGGAAGCTAAATACCCAAATGGAAACCGGTCGAACCGATCAACCGGTTCGGGTTACTGGAAAGCGACCGGAATCGATAGGCAAATCGGGAAGAAGGTTCTTGGGATGAAGAAAACTCTGGTTTTCTATAAAGGGAAACCTCCGAACGGGACAAGAACGAGTTGGGTTCTTCATGAGTATCGTCTTGTTGATTCTCAACATGAATCATAC GGCGAGAACATGAATTGGGTTCTATGCAGAGTGTTCTTGAAGAAGAGGAGCAATAATAATAAGAAGAAGAAAAAAGAAGATGAGAGAGAGAAGAAGGAAGAGATAGAAAGTGACGACAACAAGAGTACTTGTCCGATATTCTATGACTTTATGAGAAATGACGTGAAAAAAGGAAAATGCTGCACTTTGAACTTGACTCGTTGTAGTTCTCCTTCTTCAGCGTCTTCGTCGGTTTGCTCAAGTGCTTTAATTCAGACATGTTTAAATAGTGACTCTGATAATCATCATCAAGAAACTAGTTGTCGGGGAAATAAGTTTCATTTGTTCCTGTAA
- the LOC106342974 gene encoding uncharacterized protein At2g33490-like isoform X2: protein MKTSLRRLRGVLHRHESKDPRDLRALVQNDELAQASQDVQEMRDCYDSLLSAAAATANSAYEFSESLRELGACLLEKTALNDDEESGRVLLMLGKLQFELQKLVDKYRSHIFQTITIPSESLLNELRIVEEMMRLCDEKRNVYEGMLARQKEKGRSKAGKGEFFSTQQIQEAHDEYDNETTLFVFRLKSLKQGQTRSLLTQAARHHAAQLCFFKKALNSLEEVEPHVQMVTESQHIDYHFSGLDDDDGDDEIENNDDDGSEVHTDGELSFEYRENDKDNHADSSPVLSSELGQSDITFPLVAGPNTVQKHEEGNYRKSYSFRRDVRIESQSAPLFFENRTTLPSSDKLLRMRSSLTRKFSTYALPTPAETTRSPSSITSLRNNNMASSNPAKAITKQIWHSSPLDVRGPAKLSSRPMATLKEQVLRESNKNISSRLPPPLSDGLMYSRIGTLKRRSFSGPITSRPLPNKPLSSAPRLYSGPIPRNPVSKLPKVSSSSPTASPTFVSTPKISELHELPRPPPPSSYAKSSRAFGYSAPLVSKSQLLSKPLISSSPSPLPTPPTAIVRSFSIPTSNRRAAELDMSKTTPSPPLTPMSLTHPPPSALPELADHLTMSKQEVNLKF, encoded by the exons ATGAAAACCTCTCTCCGACGGTTGCGAGGGGTGCTTCACAGGCACGAATCTAAGGATCCGAGAGATCTCCGAGCTCTTGTTCAGAACGACGAGCTGGCCCAGGCTTCGCAG GACGTGCAAGAGATGAGGGATTGCTATGATAGCTTGCTCTCTGCTGCGGCTGCTACTGCTAATAGCGCATATG AATTTTCTGAATCTTTGCGAGAATTGGGTGCTTGTCTTCTTGAGAAAACTGCTTTAAATGACGATGAAGAAAGTG GTAGAGTGTTGCTTATGCTGGGAAAGTTGCAGTTTGAACTGCAAAAACTTGTTGATAAATAT CGGTCTCATATATTCCAAACAATCACAATCCCCTCAGAGTCACTTCTTAATGAACTCCGCATAGTTGAG GAAATGATGCGGCTTTGTGATGAGAAAAG GAATGTTTATGAAGGGATGCTTGCAAGACAGAAGGAGAAAGGGAGGTCGAAGGCTGGGAAAGGAGAATTTTTTTCGACTCAGCAGATACAAGAAGCTCATGATGAATATGATAACGAGACAACTTTATTTGTTTTCCGCTTAAAATCCTTAAAACAAGGGCAAACACGTAGTCTTTTGACTCAGGCAGCACGGCACCATGCAGCACAG TTATGCTTCTTCAAGAAGGCTCTTAATTCCCTTGAAGAAGTTGAGCCACATGTGCAGATGGTAACTGAGTCGCAGCATATTGATTACCATTTCAGTGGATTAGACGATGATGATGGGGATGATGAAATCGAAAACAATGACGACGATGGTTCTGAGGTGCATACTGATGGAGAGTTGAGTTTTGAATATAGAGAGAATGACAAGGACAACCATGCGGATTCTTCACCCGTTCTCTCCTCAGAG TTGGGTCAGTCAGACATCACGTTTCCACTAGTTGCAGGACCAAACACTGTGCAG AAACATGAGGAAGGAAATTACAGGAAGTCTTATTCTTTTAGGAGAGATGTTAGGATAGAGAGCCAATCAGCACCTCTCTTTTTTGAGAACCGGACAACTCTTCCTTCTTCAGATAAACTATTACGGATGCGATCATCTCTGACACGGAAGTTCAGCACTTATGCATTGCCGACACCTGCGGAAACAACAAGAAGTCCCTCATCGATTACAAGTCTTCGCAACAACAACATGGCTTCATCTAACCCTGCAAAGGCAATTACAAAACAGATATGGCATTCATCCCCATTGGATGTTCGTGGACCTGCAAAGCTCTCTTCTAGACCAATGGCAACCTTGAAAGAACAAGTCCTGAGAGAGAGTAACAAGAATATATCTTCTCGGTTGCCTCCGCCTTTATCAGATGGACTAATGTACTCTCGTATCGGGACACTCAAGAGACGATCCTTCTCTGGTCCAATTACAAGTAGACCCTTGCCTAACAAGCCTCTGTCTTCAGCACCTCGTTTGTACTCGGGTCCTATCCCAAGGAATCCAGTTTCCAAGTTACCAAAAGTGTCATCATCATCTCCAACTGCTTCTCCTACTTTTGTCTCAACCCCGAAAATAAGCGAGCTCCATGAGCTTCCTAGACCACCACCACCAAGCAGCTATGCTAAGTCCTCTAGGGCATTTGGATACTCAGCACCTCTGGTTTCAAAAAGCCAATTGCTTAGTAAACCTCTAATTTCAAGTTCACCATCTCCTCTCCCAACACCACCAACTGCAATCGTTCGTAGCTTCTCTATACCTACTAGCAACCGTAGAGCAGCAGAGTTAGATATGTCTAAGACGACTCCCTCGCCTCCTTTAACCCCAATGTCATTGACCCATCCACCTCCTTCTGCTCTCCCTGAGCTTGCAGACCACCTAACGATGTCCAAACAAGAGGTAAACCTTAAGTTCTGA
- the LOC106342974 gene encoding uncharacterized protein At2g33490-like isoform X1, translating to MKTSLRRLRGVLHRHESKDPRDLRALVQNDELAQASQDVQEMRDCYDSLLSAAAATANSAYEFSESLRELGACLLEKTALNDDEESGRVLLMLGKLQFELQKLVDKYRSHIFQTITIPSESLLNELRIVEEMMRLCDEKRNVYEGMLARQKEKGRSKAGKGEFFSTQQIQEAHDEYDNETTLFVFRLKSLKQGQTRSLLTQAARHHAAQLCFFKKALNSLEEVEPHVQMVTESQHIDYHFSGLDDDDGDDEIENNDDDGSEVHTDGELSFEYRENDKDNHADSSPVLSSECMQLGQSDITFPLVAGPNTVQKHEEGNYRKSYSFRRDVRIESQSAPLFFENRTTLPSSDKLLRMRSSLTRKFSTYALPTPAETTRSPSSITSLRNNNMASSNPAKAITKQIWHSSPLDVRGPAKLSSRPMATLKEQVLRESNKNISSRLPPPLSDGLMYSRIGTLKRRSFSGPITSRPLPNKPLSSAPRLYSGPIPRNPVSKLPKVSSSSPTASPTFVSTPKISELHELPRPPPPSSYAKSSRAFGYSAPLVSKSQLLSKPLISSSPSPLPTPPTAIVRSFSIPTSNRRAAELDMSKTTPSPPLTPMSLTHPPPSALPELADHLTMSKQERT from the exons ATGAAAACCTCTCTCCGACGGTTGCGAGGGGTGCTTCACAGGCACGAATCTAAGGATCCGAGAGATCTCCGAGCTCTTGTTCAGAACGACGAGCTGGCCCAGGCTTCGCAG GACGTGCAAGAGATGAGGGATTGCTATGATAGCTTGCTCTCTGCTGCGGCTGCTACTGCTAATAGCGCATATG AATTTTCTGAATCTTTGCGAGAATTGGGTGCTTGTCTTCTTGAGAAAACTGCTTTAAATGACGATGAAGAAAGTG GTAGAGTGTTGCTTATGCTGGGAAAGTTGCAGTTTGAACTGCAAAAACTTGTTGATAAATAT CGGTCTCATATATTCCAAACAATCACAATCCCCTCAGAGTCACTTCTTAATGAACTCCGCATAGTTGAG GAAATGATGCGGCTTTGTGATGAGAAAAG GAATGTTTATGAAGGGATGCTTGCAAGACAGAAGGAGAAAGGGAGGTCGAAGGCTGGGAAAGGAGAATTTTTTTCGACTCAGCAGATACAAGAAGCTCATGATGAATATGATAACGAGACAACTTTATTTGTTTTCCGCTTAAAATCCTTAAAACAAGGGCAAACACGTAGTCTTTTGACTCAGGCAGCACGGCACCATGCAGCACAG TTATGCTTCTTCAAGAAGGCTCTTAATTCCCTTGAAGAAGTTGAGCCACATGTGCAGATGGTAACTGAGTCGCAGCATATTGATTACCATTTCAGTGGATTAGACGATGATGATGGGGATGATGAAATCGAAAACAATGACGACGATGGTTCTGAGGTGCATACTGATGGAGAGTTGAGTTTTGAATATAGAGAGAATGACAAGGACAACCATGCGGATTCTTCACCCGTTCTCTCCTCAGAG TGCATGCAGTTGGGTCAGTCAGACATCACGTTTCCACTAGTTGCAGGACCAAACACTGTGCAG AAACATGAGGAAGGAAATTACAGGAAGTCTTATTCTTTTAGGAGAGATGTTAGGATAGAGAGCCAATCAGCACCTCTCTTTTTTGAGAACCGGACAACTCTTCCTTCTTCAGATAAACTATTACGGATGCGATCATCTCTGACACGGAAGTTCAGCACTTATGCATTGCCGACACCTGCGGAAACAACAAGAAGTCCCTCATCGATTACAAGTCTTCGCAACAACAACATGGCTTCATCTAACCCTGCAAAGGCAATTACAAAACAGATATGGCATTCATCCCCATTGGATGTTCGTGGACCTGCAAAGCTCTCTTCTAGACCAATGGCAACCTTGAAAGAACAAGTCCTGAGAGAGAGTAACAAGAATATATCTTCTCGGTTGCCTCCGCCTTTATCAGATGGACTAATGTACTCTCGTATCGGGACACTCAAGAGACGATCCTTCTCTGGTCCAATTACAAGTAGACCCTTGCCTAACAAGCCTCTGTCTTCAGCACCTCGTTTGTACTCGGGTCCTATCCCAAGGAATCCAGTTTCCAAGTTACCAAAAGTGTCATCATCATCTCCAACTGCTTCTCCTACTTTTGTCTCAACCCCGAAAATAAGCGAGCTCCATGAGCTTCCTAGACCACCACCACCAAGCAGCTATGCTAAGTCCTCTAGGGCATTTGGATACTCAGCACCTCTGGTTTCAAAAAGCCAATTGCTTAGTAAACCTCTAATTTCAAGTTCACCATCTCCTCTCCCAACACCACCAACTGCAATCGTTCGTAGCTTCTCTATACCTACTAGCAACCGTAGAGCAGCAGAGTTAGATATGTCTAAGACGACTCCCTCGCCTCCTTTAACCCCAATGTCATTGACCCATCCACCTCCTTCTGCTCTCCCTGAGCTTGCAGACCACCTAACGATGTCCAAACAAGAG AGGACTTAA